The DNA region GTTTCTTGAAAGAGAGATTTTCGAGAGTCGGTTAATTCGATGGAGTCTGTGTTCATTAACCTTCCGTCGATACATGACTTCTCTTTCATTGTAAAAGGACGATTTATTTATTGCAGCACTCTTAGAGTGGAGAGACAAGAATTCGTACTTTAAATCGATTCCTTCATATTGTGGAGTCAAATTTATTTGACGTTTAGGGAAAAATAGAAAGAAGACTGATTTCTAAGAAATAGCCAATAGCTGATAACTAATCCTCGATAATGTCTTCCGCCGAAGTCCGCGAACATCTTATCAACAGCTTAAACCTTGACCTCATCGGACCCGAACCTGATGACGAAGCCAGAAGCCAAGAAATTCTCATTAACCATACTCCCTCGCAGTGGTATCTCACAGGATTTCTGGTTCCCTATGAAGCAGATTTGGAAAATCGTTCCGATGACACGGCTAATGATGACTTTGATAGTGTAACCGATAACTCTGCTGGCGAAGACAATACCAAACCTGAAACTGCTTCGGCGCGAAAAGCCTATTTTCCTTCTTCGATTGGTCTAAGTTTTTTGCTTCCTTCCTCCGCACAACCGTTAACGGTTCATGTTGACTGGGGAGACTATTATCCCTACGAAACCGAAGAAACGCCAGAAGAGAAGACAACAGAACTCACATTAGAGGAAAAAGCAGACTACAAACGCCCAATGACTGGCGACGCATTCCCAAACACGCAACGGTAACTGTTGATCTTTCCAACATTGAAGCCAAAAAGACGATCGCTGTTCCCAATAGCAATGGTCTAGAAATCGTTGTCTATCTGCGTTCAATAACCGCCAATACAGGATTACCTGTAAATACTCAGTCCGTCTCCCTCTTTCTCGTCAATAAACGGAATCCCCTGAAAGCAGAAGAACGGGATATGGGTTACACCTTCCAAACTCGCCTCACGATCGAGAGTAAAACCTCATTGATTCCCCGTGCTGACCGCAGTGGACATTGACTCGCGATGATCCTGATTTACGCATTGCTGACCTCCAATATCGAGATGTTTGGGAATATGCAGTAGGACACAATATTTCCGTTAAAGCAATAACGCACAATGGGGCTTGTCACCATATTGAAACCACTTGGCTTCCCATTGCAGCTGTTGAAAAAGTCGTTGCGAGGGATATCCCAGAAGTAGAACTGGGGATGGAAACTTTAGCCAATGCGGAAGATGCAGCAGCCATTCGGGAAATGTTAAATCGTCTTCCTGCTGTGTATCAAGAGTGGATTGAACAACAACAGCAGCAGATTGAGAGTTTAGACACTCCAGATCGTCGGGAGATTGCAGAAGCGTTATTGAACAAAGCTAAAGTTGCACGCAGACGGATTCAAGAGGGAATCGACATTTTAGAGAATCCCAACGCCTTGGAAGCCTTCCAGATGGCAAACCGCGCGATCGCGCGATCGTTACGTCAGCGACTTACTCACAACACAGACAAAGACCCTAATGAAGATATCAGTCCCCCTCGCTGGCGACCCTTCCAACTTGCCTTTATTCTCACCAATCTGAGGGGAATTGTTGATCCCACCCACAGCGATTCTCCTTCGGAGACGCTGCGCGAACGCGAAGTGGTCGATTTGCTTTTCTTCCCTACAATTATGCGACACTTACACCATTTTTTATTCCACAGTCACAGATTTAGCAAGATTTCGAGGCTGGTCAACATCTAATCCGCCCCGTGCTGCAATATGATACGAAAGCAGTTGTAAGGGAATCACGGTAACTAAGGGGGAAATGAGTTCCTCTACTTCGGGGACGGGAAGCAGGTTATCAAACGTTTCTGCTGCTTCTGGGTCGTTCATGACCGTGACACCAATTAATCGCGCATCTCTGGCTTTTGCTTCTTGCGCATTCGAGAGCACTTTTTCGTAAACACTACCAGGCATGGCAATAGAGACAACGGGAACCTTACTATCTAACAGCGCAATGGGTCCATGTTTCATTTCTCCGGCAGGATAGCCTTCAGCATGAATGTAGCTAATTTCTTTGAGCTTTAACGCTCCTTCTAGCGCGATCGGGAAGTTAATCCCTCGTCCGACAAAAATAAAGTCTTGAGTTTCTAGAAAGTCGTGGGCAAGTTCTTCAATATAGCGTTCTTGGCTTTCTAAAATCAGTTCGATTTGCGCGGGAAGATAGCACAAATTATCTAAAATTTCTTTGATGCGTTCTTCGGAAAGGGTTTGACGACGATGGGCTAAGTCTAGAGATAAACAATAGAAACTGATTAGTTGCGCGATAAAGGTTTTGGTCGCAGCAACCCCAATTTCAATGCCAGCATGGGTATCAATCACTTGATCCACCATTTGCCCAAGTGTACTTTCTGGGCGGTTGGTAATCCCTAATAAATGGGGCTGAAATTTTCCTTCTAAGTCTTGGCGACGGCGTTTTTCTAAATCCAAAGCGGCTAGAGTGTCCGCGGTTTCTCCGGATTGAGTGACACCAATTGTCAGGGTATGCGGTGTAATGGGAGCAGGGGCATAACGGAATTCTGAGGCATACTGGACGGTTGTGGGAATGCCGACGAGCTGTTCTAACAGGTATTTTCCCACTAAACTGGCGTGCCAACTCGTTCCACAGGCCAGAATTTGGATATTTTCTAGATTTTCGGTAAGTTGAGGAGAAAGGTTGAGATGAATGGGAGAGCTGTCTGTATTTTGACCCGGATGCCAGTCTTGGTTGAGATAGGCTTCTAAACCGGTACGGACAACACCGGGCTGTTCATAGATTTCCTTCAGCATGAAGTGACGAAAGCCCTGTTTTTCCACAACAATGGGATTCCAATCAAGGGTGCGAGGGGCTTTTTTCACGCGATCGCCGCTCGGATTATAAATTTCTACGCCTAAAGGGGTTAATTTCGCAATTTCGCCATTGTCTAGGGGCAAAACTGCCCGCGTGTGGGCAATTAAAGCCGGTGTATCAGAGGCACAGAAAAACTCTCCTTGCCCAAAGCCAATGACCAGTGGGGCTTGTTCTCTGGCAATTACCAGTTCATCCGGATAGTCGGCACACATGACCGCGATCGCGTAAGCGCCACTGAGTTGTTGCACTGCCTTTTGTACCGCTACGAGTAAAGGCGAGTCTTCAGTTTGCGTGAGGGTTAAGTATTCTGCAATTAAATGAGGAATGACTTCTGTATCAGTATCAGAGAGAAATTCGTGCCCTTTGCTTTTTAACTCTTGTCGCAGTTCCCGATAATTTTCAATAATGCCATTTTGTACCACCGCTACCCGTCTTGCCATATCGAGATGAGGATGGGCATTATGTTCTTCTGGCTTACCATGAGTTGCCCAGCGGGTATGTCCGATTCCAATTTGTAATTCTTGTCGAGAAGTGCCCTGAAACGTCTGCTCAATTTTGGCACGAAGATTATGGAGTTTCCCTTTAGCACGAATGCAATGTAACTCATTTTCAAAAATTGTAGCAATTCCTGCCGAGTCATATCCCCGATATTCCAACTTTTCTAAACCAGAAATTAGAATCTCCGGGGCAGTTTGGGTGCCAATATAACCGACAATTCCACACATAATTTTTTTCTATCCTTCGGACTTAAGCTGTCTCTGACTGGCGATCGCGCTGCCTTGTTCCCAACTTTACAACAATTAGAAGCAACAGAACGCTAAGACATTATCAGCAAATGTAATCAAAATTGGATAAACTAGCAAACAACGATTCACAAAGGGCTAGCATAGTCACAGGTTACGGCTTTTTGGGACCAGGGACCTGCTCTCCCGAAAGTGCCAGTGACCATTGGTCTATAGAGGCTTAAAACATAACATTTTAGATGATACATCAACCTATGGAGTATAAGCTTTCTCAATTTGGTGCGCAAATGTCTCAATTGACGGGGGTGCGTGCCATCATGAAGGATATTATTGAAACGCTGCGTCAAGCAGGAGAACGAAAATTTATTAATCTTAGTGCCGGCAATCCGGTCATTATTCCGGAAGTGGAACAACTCTGGCGCGACTGCACAGCAGAGTTATTGGCTAGTTCTGAATATGGCGAAGTGGTCTGTCGCTATGGGTCTTCTCAAGGCTATGCTCCTCTGATTGAGGCAATTGTTAATGATTTTAATCAGCGTTACGGCTTAAACCTGAGTGATCGCAACATTCTAATTACACCGGGTTCGCAAGCCCTCTATTTTTATGCCGCAAACGCCTTTGGCGGCTACACTAGCGAGGGTCAGCTCAAGCAAATTGTTCTGCCCTTGAGTCCAGAATATACAGGTTATGGAGGGGTCAGCTTATTTAAAGAAGCGCTTCAAGCGTACAAACCCACCCTTGACATTGATGAAGCCGCCCATCGCTTCAAGTATCGCCCTGATTTTAATCAATTAGTGATTAATGAGGAAAGCGGTTGTGTCATTCTATCTCGTCCTTGTAACCCCACTGGCAATGTTATTTCGGAAGAAGAACTAACCAAAATTACTGAATTGGCTGCCCCCTACAATGTACCGGTGATTTTAGATGCTGCGTATGCGCCTCCTTATCCAGCGCTGAATTTTACTGAGATGACACCGCAGTTTGGCGGCAATTTATTACATTGTCTGAGTCTCTCGAAAGCCGGACTCCCTGGGGAAAGAATTGGGGTTGCCATTGGCGATCCAGACTTGATTCAGGTTTTAGAATCCTTCCAGACGAATTTATGTATTCATTCCCCGCGCTATGGACAAGCCATCGCCGCGCGCGCGATCGCGTCGGGTCAACTGGGTCACATTGCAGAAAACGTAATTCGTCCTCACTATCAACAGAAATTCACCGTTTTAGAAGAAACCCTGGATGCGACCATGCCCAAAGAAATTCCTTGGTTTCTCCATCGCGGTGAAGGCGCAATTTTCTCCTGGTTATGGCTCAAAGACTTACCGATTACAGATTGGGAACTGTACCAAGAACTGAAAAAGCATGATGTGATTATTGTTCCTGGTAGCACTTTCTTCCCGGGTTTAAAAGAAGAGTGGCAACATAAACATCAGTGTGTCCGAATTAGCTTAACAGCAACCAATGAAGAAATTGCCACTGCCATGCGCCGTCTCGCCAGTGTCGTTGAAAAGATTTACCAAGATTCTGTCGTTGGGGTCAGCTAAGCTTTAATCTTCTTCTGGGGGTTGCGCTTGTTGACGTTTTGGCGGTTCTTCGTCTTCCTCCGAATCATCAATTTTTTCCAATTCGGGTAATTCGATTAATTGCGGTTCTTCTTCGGATTTAGCTTCCACTTCTATCGTTTCTTCTTCTCGGTTGGGGAAAGATAAGGGTTGTCGTTCTTCTTGGGTTTCTTTCTGCTTTTGCGGTAGCGATAGAGGTTGTCGTTCTTCTTGGTTTTCTTTCTGCTTTTGCGGTAAGGATAACGGTTCTTCTTTTTGTTCTTTTTCTAACCAGTAGTTGGCAACTGGCAGGGTATGTTCTAAATCTTCAAGTAAGCGAGGAATCACCATCACCGCATGGAGTTCTCCCACTCGTTCCGCTTCTTGCATTCCCACTTCAATCGCCATGGCAACATTTGCCACTGAACCTCGAATAATCGCCGTACAAAGTCCAGCACCAATAGTTTCATAAGAGGCCAGTTGGACATCAGCGGCTTTTAACATCGCATCAGCACCCGCGACCATCGCTGGAAATCCTCTGGTTTCGAGTAAGCCAATGGCACGGTTACTCAGACGACTGTAGCCCCGGTCTTGTTGGGCTAACTCCACTAGACGCGTGCCAATCGGGAAAACAGCTTCTAAATTGGGCATGGGACGGGGGATGACTAATTTTGAGATCAGTTGCCCAAACTGTTCTGCGGTTTTTGCACCTTCTTCTACTGCTAAACGCACATCTGCTGTTTTTCCGCGCACAATCGCTGTGCAATGGCCACTCCCAATTTTTTCGTAACCGACTAAGGTGACTTCTGCTGATTTCAGCATCATATCTGCTGTGCCAACAATAGCAGGAAAACTTTTCGTCGCAACTAAGCCTAAGGCACTATCGCTATAGTGTTGCTGGGGTGGTGGCGGTTGTTGATTGAATGATGCAGGTAATTGACTTTGAGGTGGCATTGCTTAATTTGGATAAATAGATCTTCCCCTATATCAACGATAACGGACGATCGCGGTAATTGATAATTAATAATTAATAATTGATAATTAAGGATTAGTTATTAGTGGGTGTGAGGCTCTATTGGCTTAAGGTGCAAAGATACAAAAATAATAAATAACGAATAACAAGTATGCTGAAAAAAAGTTTTTATGGTTTGTTTAGTCTAGTCGTCTTACTTTTAATGGGTAGTGCCAGCGGTTGGTTCTGGTGGAAAAGCGCCATCGAACCGGTCAATCCCAACCCCTCATCCCAAGAACCGATTACTGTGAGAATACCCCCAGGGAGTTCCGCACAACGCATTGGCGAAAAACTCGAAGCGGCAGGATTAATTCGTTCTTTATTAGCGTGGCGGGTTTGGCTATTCAAGCTCAAATTACAAGACCGCTCGACTAGTTTACAAGCGGGCACCTATCAACTCTATCCCACTTCTTTTCTCCCAGAAATTGGCCAACAAATTCGCCAGGGGAATATCGTGCAAACCCGCTTCACCATTGTTGAGGGATGGACACAGCAAGAAATGGCAGACTATTTTGAAGCAATGGGGTATTTCTCCAGTGAAGCGTTTCTCAGTGCTATGCGCGACATCGATTATGCTACCTTTCCTTGGCTACCCAAAGACTTACCCCATTTAGAAGGCTTTTTATACCCGACGACTTATCAAATTCCGCGCGATCGCGCTACTCCTGAATTGATCATTTACCTCATGCTCGATCAATTTGCCCAAACAGCGCTTCCCCTCTACGAAAATCAAAGCAGTCCTTATACGCTAAAAGAATGGGTGACCCTGGCCAGTATTGTAGAGAAAGAAGTCGTCATTGCCGAAGAACGATCCCGCATTGCTGCGGTTTTTGCCCATCGTCTCGAAATAGGAATGCAACTGGCAGCCGATCCAACTGTGGAGTATGGCTTAAATATCAAACAAACCCAAGACAGCCCGCTGACCCTTGAACAAGTCAATACCCCTTCTCCCTATAACACTTATCTCAACACGGGGCTACCGCCAACCCCTATTTCCAGTCCCGGAAAACCTGCCCTCAAAGCCTCACTCAATCCCCCAGAAACTGACTATCTTTTCTTCGTTGCGCGTTATGACGGTACCCATGTTTTTAGTAAAACCTTTGCCGAACACCGAGCTGCCCAACGTCGTATCCAAAATTAAAGATTGCTGTTTTTATTATTTTGTGCTTTTGTGATCCTGAAGAGCGGTTGACAGCAAAAACTCGCAATTGTTAAGCCCACTAGCGAAAGCCAGACAACCTAACAATTGCGAGTCTTACCGTTAATCAAATTGTCCACAACCTACGGCATGGGATGGAAGAGTAAATCGGGGAAAAAGCGATTAAACTCGATGAGCAGTCCTGCCGTAACGGTCAAAAGAGCCATAATTAAAACTGGCGCACTGGAAAAAAAGATTTTCAAACCATCCATAACACTAATCTCCTAATTATCGATACATCACTAGCGAGGGGAAATGGGGATTTCACCTTCTTTAGCCGTTAACTCACCAGAGAGGAGCTCTTTGACAGCAGCAGCTGGCCAAGCAAAGCCACTGAGCATGATTTTGAACGCCCGAGGAACATCAATGAGAATCTCTTTTTCTTCAGGGTTTTTCTCTTCTCTAATGGAAATCAGGTAAGCGCGACCCACCCAACCGATCCAACCGGCAATATACAGGAACAGGATGCTGGGAATTAGGAAATCGCCAGCGCGAGAGAGGCGACCATCGACAACTAAGTGAGGTAACCCTTCCGGACCACAGAGGGCTTGACCATAACGCTCAGCCCGTTTTTGTCCAGATTCAGGATCAGCAGTCGTGTTACGGAAATTTTTGGCTCGTTGTTGGAAGGCAGCAGATTCGCTACAAGGGACCAATTGAGCGTTTCCTTCCGCTTGGGCGTGAGCTGGAGCAGCAAAGCCCAAGAGCAGCATTACTGACAGAATTAAAGCAAGCAGTCTTGGCATAAATTGTTTCCTTTTGTTACAACTGAATTTAGTTTTTTGTACAAAAGATAACGCAGCAGTTGATACGTTAAGGTTAAATCTTAACCTTCCATTGTTACTCCGTAAAGTTAATATTACTAAACATATACAAAGTCTTTTTTGTACCAACTGATGTCTACTATCTTAGCCATTGAAACCAGTTGCGATGAGACAGGTGTCGCAATTGTTAAGAATCGTCAAATTTTAAGTAATATCGTTGCTTCCCAGATTGATATTCATCGGGTTTACGGTGGAGTGGTGCCAGAAGTTGCGTCTCGACATCATTTAGAAGTAATTAATCCGTGTTTAGAAGAGGCACTGCAAGCAGCTGAATTGAGCTGGGAAAACATTGATGGCATCGCCGTAACCGTGGCACCGGGCTTAGTGGGGGCATTACTGGTGGGATTAGCAACTGCCAAAACGCTGGCGATGGTTCACAGTAAGCCGTTATTGGGGGTGCATCATTTAGAAGGACATATCTATGCCAGTTATCTGAGTGAGCCCACTCTAGAACCGCCCTTTCTTTGCTTACTAGTGTCGGGTGGACATACCAGTTTAATTGCGGTCCGCGGTTGTGGAGACTATATGATGTTAGGGGGAACCCGTGACGATGCCGTGGGCGAAGCCTTTGATAAAACGGCTCGTTTATTAGGACTCGGTTATCCTGGGGGTCCTGCCATTGATCGCGCTGCCCAATTCGGGAATCCTCACGCCTACCTGCTTCCGGAAGGAAAAGTGTCTCGCCCCGAGGGGGGATATTATCCCTATGAGTTTAGCTTTAGCGGTTTGAAGACAGCAGTCGCCCGTTTAGTGAAGCAGCTAGCAGCAGAAGGAGAACTGCCCGTAAATGATCTGGCGGCATCCTTTCAAGAAACCGTTGCGCGATCGCTGAGTGAACGAACCATTAACTGCGCGATCGAATACGATCTTAATCCAATTGTTGTCGGTGGAGGGGTCGCTGCTAACCGGAGTTTACGAGACAAATTAACCCAAAAAGCAGCAGAAAAAAACTTAAAGGTCCATTTTCCTCCGATGACCCTCTGCACTGACAATGCAGCAATGATTGCGTCTGCTGGTGTTCAGCACTATGAACGGGAACAATTTTCGCCCTTCACGATTGGTGCAACTTCCCGTTTAGCTCTTACTGAGGTGATGAGTCTTTATCGCGGAACTTCCTTGTAATTTTTTGACTAACAATTATCTATATTGCCAATTTGCGAGAGCAAGTTAAGCTAAAAGGTAGGGATAGTAATAGTTTCCTTGGGAGGATTGATCCATCCATGTCAAACCAATTTGGATTCGGTGATATTTTACAAAAAGCC from Cyanobacteria bacterium GSL.Bin1 includes:
- the glmS gene encoding glutamine--fructose-6-phosphate transaminase (isomerizing); this translates as MCGIVGYIGTQTAPEILISGLEKLEYRGYDSAGIATIFENELHCIRAKGKLHNLRAKIEQTFQGTSRQELQIGIGHTRWATHGKPEEHNAHPHLDMARRVAVVQNGIIENYRELRQELKSKGHEFLSDTDTEVIPHLIAEYLTLTQTEDSPLLVAVQKAVQQLSGAYAIAVMCADYPDELVIAREQAPLVIGFGQGEFFCASDTPALIAHTRAVLPLDNGEIAKLTPLGVEIYNPSGDRVKKAPRTLDWNPIVVEKQGFRHFMLKEIYEQPGVVRTGLEAYLNQDWHPGQNTDSSPIHLNLSPQLTENLENIQILACGTSWHASLVGKYLLEQLVGIPTTVQYASEFRYAPAPITPHTLTIGVTQSGETADTLAALDLEKRRRQDLEGKFQPHLLGITNRPESTLGQMVDQVIDTHAGIEIGVAATKTFIAQLISFYCLSLDLAHRRQTLSEERIKEILDNLCYLPAQIELILESQERYIEELAHDFLETQDFIFVGRGINFPIALEGALKLKEISYIHAEGYPAGEMKHGPIALLDSKVPVVSIAMPGSVYEKVLSNAQEAKARDARLIGVTVMNDPEAAETFDNLLPVPEVEELISPLVTVIPLQLLSYHIAARGGLDVDQPRNLAKSVTVE
- a CDS encoding valine--pyruvate transaminase — translated: MEYKLSQFGAQMSQLTGVRAIMKDIIETLRQAGERKFINLSAGNPVIIPEVEQLWRDCTAELLASSEYGEVVCRYGSSQGYAPLIEAIVNDFNQRYGLNLSDRNILITPGSQALYFYAANAFGGYTSEGQLKQIVLPLSPEYTGYGGVSLFKEALQAYKPTLDIDEAAHRFKYRPDFNQLVINEESGCVILSRPCNPTGNVISEEELTKITELAAPYNVPVILDAAYAPPYPALNFTEMTPQFGGNLLHCLSLSKAGLPGERIGVAIGDPDLIQVLESFQTNLCIHSPRYGQAIAARAIASGQLGHIAENVIRPHYQQKFTVLEETLDATMPKEIPWFLHRGEGAIFSWLWLKDLPITDWELYQELKKHDVIIVPGSTFFPGLKEEWQHKHQCVRISLTATNEEIATAMRRLASVVEKIYQDSVVGVS
- a CDS encoding BMC domain-containing protein, whose product is MPPQSQLPASFNQQPPPPQQHYSDSALGLVATKSFPAIVGTADMMLKSAEVTLVGYEKIGSGHCTAIVRGKTADVRLAVEEGAKTAEQFGQLISKLVIPRPMPNLEAVFPIGTRLVELAQQDRGYSRLSNRAIGLLETRGFPAMVAGADAMLKAADVQLASYETIGAGLCTAIIRGSVANVAMAIEVGMQEAERVGELHAVMVIPRLLEDLEHTLPVANYWLEKEQKEEPLSLPQKQKENQEERQPLSLPQKQKETQEERQPLSFPNREEETIEVEAKSEEEPQLIELPELEKIDDSEEDEEPPKRQQAQPPEED
- the mltG gene encoding endolytic transglycosylase MltG, with protein sequence MLKKSFYGLFSLVVLLLMGSASGWFWWKSAIEPVNPNPSSQEPITVRIPPGSSAQRIGEKLEAAGLIRSLLAWRVWLFKLKLQDRSTSLQAGTYQLYPTSFLPEIGQQIRQGNIVQTRFTIVEGWTQQEMADYFEAMGYFSSEAFLSAMRDIDYATFPWLPKDLPHLEGFLYPTTYQIPRDRATPELIIYLMLDQFAQTALPLYENQSSPYTLKEWVTLASIVEKEVVIAEERSRIAAVFAHRLEIGMQLAADPTVEYGLNIKQTQDSPLTLEQVNTPSPYNTYLNTGLPPTPISSPGKPALKASLNPPETDYLFFVARYDGTHVFSKTFAEHRAAQRRIQN
- a CDS encoding photosystem I reaction center subunit IX; protein product: MDGLKIFFSSAPVLIMALLTVTAGLLIEFNRFFPDLLFHPMP
- a CDS encoding Photosystem I reaction center subunit III encodes the protein MPRLLALILSVMLLLGFAAPAHAQAEGNAQLVPCSESAAFQQRAKNFRNTTADPESGQKRAERYGQALCGPEGLPHLVVDGRLSRAGDFLIPSILFLYIAGWIGWVGRAYLISIREEKNPEEKEILIDVPRAFKIMLSGFAWPAAAVKELLSGELTAKEGEIPISPR
- the tsaD gene encoding tRNA (adenosine(37)-N6)-threonylcarbamoyltransferase complex transferase subunit TsaD, with product MSTILAIETSCDETGVAIVKNRQILSNIVASQIDIHRVYGGVVPEVASRHHLEVINPCLEEALQAAELSWENIDGIAVTVAPGLVGALLVGLATAKTLAMVHSKPLLGVHHLEGHIYASYLSEPTLEPPFLCLLVSGGHTSLIAVRGCGDYMMLGGTRDDAVGEAFDKTARLLGLGYPGGPAIDRAAQFGNPHAYLLPEGKVSRPEGGYYPYEFSFSGLKTAVARLVKQLAAEGELPVNDLAASFQETVARSLSERTINCAIEYDLNPIVVGGGVAANRSLRDKLTQKAAEKNLKVHFPPMTLCTDNAAMIASAGVQHYEREQFSPFTIGATSRLALTEVMSLYRGTSL